A single genomic interval of Pyrus communis chromosome 7, drPyrComm1.1, whole genome shotgun sequence harbors:
- the LOC137740037 gene encoding uncharacterized protein, protein MWWTSASFILDKQDEDRNAAVLASKPESLNLSPPPPSTSMADALQSPNPKISAYYQTRAAHHGVVTSDWLAQAQAAVGRNPDEQGPITAEVEAKLGSNSGKPFSVIEEFNSWRKQPDLAEAVAAIRALASVIRSSEATTMMELEIELKKASESLKSWDTTSISLTAGCDLFIRYVTRTSALEYEDFNSAKSRLIERAEKFGEISMKARRIIAVLSQDFIFDGCTILVHGFSRVVLEVLKTAAQSNKLFRVFCTEGRPDRTGLRLSNELAKLDVPVKLLIDSAAAYTMDEVDMVFVGADGVVESGGIINMMGTFQIALVAHSMNKPVYVAAESYKFARLYPLDQKDMAPALRPIDFGVPIPSKVEVEKSARDYTPPQYLTLLFTDLGVLSPSVVSDELIQLYL, encoded by the exons ATGTGGTGGACATCAGCCTCTTTCATTCTCGACAAGCAGGACGAGGATCGAAACGCCGCCGTCTTAGCCTCCAAACCTGAGTCCCTTAATCTCTCCCCGCCACCGCCGTCAACATCCATGGCCGACGCTCTACAAAGCCCTAACCCTAAGATTTCGGCCTATTACCAGACCCGGGCGGCCCACCACGGCGTCGTCACAAGCGACTGGCTGGCCCAGGCCCAGGCTGCCGTCGGCAGAAACCCCGACGAGCAAGGGCCAATCACCGCTGAGGTTGAAGCTAAGCTGGGGTCTAATTCTGGCAAGCCCTTCAGCGTCATCGAGGAGTTCAATAGCTGGCGAAAGCAGCCCGATTTGGCGGAGGCCGTGGCGGCGATTCGGGCCTTGGCGTCTGTGATTCGGTCCAGTGAGGCCACCACTATGATGGAGCTCGAAATTGAGCTCAAGAAGGCCTCCGAGTCTCTGAAA TCATGGGACACGACCTCTATTTCTTTGACGGCTGGATGTGACCTGTTCATTCGGTATGTTACTCGAACTTCAGCTTTAGAGTACGAGGACTTCAACTCAGCCAAGTCTCGTTTAATTGAACGGGCAGAGAAGTTTGGGGAGATATCGATGAAG GCCCGCAGAATCATTGCTGTGCTTAGTCAAGACTTTATATTTGATGGTTGCACCATCTTGGTTCATGGTTTCTCTAGAGTTGTTCTAGAAGTATTAAAAACTGCGGCACAGAGCAACAAACTCTTTCGAGTTTTCTGCacag AGGGAAGACCAGACAGGACAGGATTACGATTATCAAATGAGCTGGCCAAGCTTGATGTTCCCGTGAAGCTTCTAATAGACTCCGCAGCAGCATATACCATGGATGAGGTTGACATGGTATTTGTCGGGGCAGATGGAGTGGTTGAAAGTGGAGGTATCATCAATATGATGGGAACGTTTCAAATTGCCTTAGTGGCACACAGCATGAACAAACCGGTTTATGTGGCTGCTGAAAGCTACAAG TTTGCTCGCCTATATCCATTGGACCAGAAAGACATGGCCCCTGCATTACGTCCCATAGATTTTGGGGTACCCATCCCATCCAAGGTTGAAGTTGAAAAGTCTGCCCGTGATTATACTCCTCCGCAATATCTTACTCTGCTTTTCACGGATCTGGGCGTGCTAAGTCCTTCAGTGGTCAGCGATGAGCTTATTCAGCTATACTTGTGA
- the LOC137740039 gene encoding protein LURP-one-related 11-like — translation MIKVHPEAPLSSPAEYFTSKQETFTIWMKSLILNGNGCTVFDSNGKIVYRVDNYDCKCRGEVYLMDLKGKTLFTIQRKKFNLLGVWEGYRSTDKEMNPKKPGFQVKKSSRLCRGRSQCKVVVGLDKNQPHQYRIESLSSKSSYKILDKFGRPVAEVKRKQSTCGVVLGEDVLTMVVEPFIDHSLIVGLLVVYGLINRKM, via the exons ATGATAAAGGTTCACCCTGAGGCACCACTCTCCTCCCCTGCCGAATACTTTACTTCGAAACAAGAAACATTCACCATATGGATGAAGTCACTCATACTGAATGGCAATGGCTGCACGGTCTTTGATTCGAATGGCAAAATTGTGTATCGGGTAGATAACTATGACTGCAAATGTAGAGGAGAAGTTTATCTTATGGATCTGAAAGGAAAAACCTTATTCACCATACAAAGAAAG AAATTCAATTTGCTTGGGGTTTGGGAGGGCTACAGATCTACAGATAAAGAGATGAACCCAAAAAAGCCTGGATTTCAAGTAAAAAAAAGTTCTAGGTTGTGTAGAGGAAGGTCGCAATGTAAGGTTGTTGTAGGGCTAGACAAGAACCAACCACACCAATACAGAATAGAAAGCTTGAGCAGCAAGTCATCCTACAAGATACTTGACAAGTTTGGAAGACCAGTTGCAGAG GTAAAGAGGAAACAATCAACATGTGGCGTGGTTCTAGGAGAAGATGTTTTGACAATGGTAGTAGAGCCATTCATAGATCATAGTCTCATCGTAGGGCTTCTTGTTGTGTATGGCCTCATCAACCGTAAAATGTGA